In a genomic window of Hippoglossus stenolepis isolate QCI-W04-F060 chromosome 15, HSTE1.2, whole genome shotgun sequence:
- the hlcs gene encoding biotin--protein ligase isoform X4 — translation MLITLCYVYMWVRFHKCYSVLIRNSLSRLKGSSFSFSFCSSSPSAPATATPAGVQADARRYLGSLPPEDIVFLQLGDKAVYLTDPQACDDLSKWTVLLGSSLVLKWSDYCLPLACSPGQPFRVVAQTTVDNFSRLGVAFLEGCLQLDNGLLPSKIVPVVLQESTLSELLEKQCPQSPKTVTSQWLCCTQTKEGVVEPLPCNLLADHRHTQSHKGSLLLTPQAKRRTEERRGSEPLQGTQDIRLVGDSEDHSMGNNHHMESHGHHLHLSSCHECLQLENSTIISVKYASAENIPDLPDDNSVELDSRAKTLDEHHQDTGGFFGQSGGFDCNNKPPNVLVYTDGCQERFQTVCQLLSECIDMENHVIYHLQPQQALSHPWMDNTRLLVVAEEEALTPQLQTRFLTYLSQGGRVLGLTSTLCPAGLCLEVRERQRMVSRLNFIKEDSTELELSVLASGNFYVRDIQGGGEVELWGELKGEVPHQRDMVIVRITHEQDGGQAVLCQVHLEIAPENLTTESFDELKVSNALRYEVLTEILISLGLSCELNHDLTPTPIHLLAISLEAKAYFLKWLETQADQNGFLTLSKHSLRMVSCSELQDGSFLHEGSLDLVTDSSESQSWAEFRMETYRKNLQTSLLGHNLFYTEMASSTMDLLEGLSLHLPKDVGLIAVAGRQRQGRGRGKNTWLSPLGCAMFTLKIQVELSSRLGQRIPFLQHLAALAVVEAVRTLPGYQDIDLRVKWPNDIYYSNLMKLGGVLVTSTVIGSTFHLLIGCGFNVTNSNPTVCINDLIQQYNTQHNCSLQPLCCAQLIARTVSCLEVLISSFQHGGPDAILPTYYKRWLHSGTKVHLWSEDGIEAEVFGLDHNGFLQVHSEEHGVVSVEPDGNSFDMLKNLVVIKQR, via the exons ATGTTAATAACCTTGTGCTACGTCTACATGTGGGTGCGGTTTCACAAGTGCTACTCGGTTCTGATCCGCAACAGTCTTTCCAGACTAAAAGGCAGCAGCTTTAGCTTCAGCTTCTGCTCCAGCTCGCCctcagctccagccacagcaacgCCAGCTGGAGTCCAAGCAGATGCACGGCGGTATCTCGGCTCACTTCCACCCGAGGACATTGTCTTCCTTCAGCTGGGAGACAAGGCTGTCTATCTCACGGATCCTCAG GCATGTGATGACCTCAGCAAATGGACTGTGCTGTTGGGGTCCTCTCTG GTGCTGAAGTGGTCCGATTATTGTCTTCCTTTGGCCTGCAGCCCTGGCCAGCCCTTCAGGGTGGTGGCTCAGACCACTGTCGATAACTTCAGTCGGCTGGGAGTTGCTTTTCTAGAAGGTTGCCTTCAGCTAGACAATGGACTTTTGCCTTCAAAGATAGTCC CTGTTGTCCTCCAAGAATCTACTCTCAGTGAGCTGTTGGAGAAACAATGTCCACAGAGCCCAAAGACTGTGACATCTCAATGGCTCTGTTGTACCCAGACTAAAGAGGGTGTTGTTGAACCTTTACCCTGTAACCTATTAGCTGACCACCGGCACACACAGAGCCATAAAGGCAGCCTTCTCCTCACTCCACAGGCAAAGAGGAGGACTGAGGAACGAAGAGGGTCAGAGCCACTCCAAGGTACCCAGGATATAAGACTGGTTGGTGACTCTGAAGATCATTCCATGGGGAATAATCATCATATGGAGAGCCATGGACACCACCTCCACCTGTCCAGCTGCCATGAATGTTTGCAGTTGGAAAACAGCACCATCATCTCTGTTAAATATGCATCAGCGGAGAACATTCCAGACCTTCCTGATGATAACTCAGTTGAGCTGGATAGTAGAGCTAAGACTTTGGATGAACATCACCAAGACACTGGAGGCTTTTTTGGTCAAAGTGGGGGTTTTGACTGTAATAACAAACCACCAAATGTTCTGGTGTACACGGATGGTTGCCAGGAGCGTTTTCAAACTGTTTGCCAACTTTTATCAGAGTGTATAGACATGGAAAACCATGTAATATATCATCTCCAACCACAGCAGGCGCTGAGCCATCCATGGATGGACAACACCAGGCTCCTGGTTGTGGCAGAAGAGGAAGCCCTGACCCCCCAACTTCAGACCCGCTTTCTCACCTACCTTAGCCAGGGTGGCAGGGTCTTGGGGCTTACATCTACCCTGTGCCCTGCAGGCCTTTGTCTGGAAGTTAGGGAGAGGCAAAGAATGGTCAGCAGGCTGAACTTCATTAAGGAAGACAGCACAGAGCTGGAACTGAGCGTGTTGGCGAGTGGGAACTTCTATGTCAGGGATATtcagggaggaggggaagtgGAGCTTTGGGGAGAGCTGAAAGGGGAGGTCCCTCATCAGAGGGATATGGTAATCGTCAGAATTACCCATGAACAAGATGGTGGGCAAGCTGTCCTTTGTCAG GTCCACCTGGAAATTGCACCTGAGAATTTGACGACTGAAAGTTTTGATGAACTGAAGGTCAGCAATGCACTGCGTTATGAAGTCTTGACAGAAATCCTCATATCTTTGGGACTCAGCTGTGAACTAAACCATGATCTGACTCCAACCCCAATTCACCTGCTGGCCATCTCTCTG GAGGCAAAGGCCTACTTCCTGAAGTGGCTGGAGACACAAGCAGATCAAAATGGCTTCCTCACATTGTCCAAGCACTCCCTGAGGATGGTATcctgctctgagctgcaggatgGTTCTTTTTTGCATGAGGGTTCTCTGGACCTGGTCACCGACTCTTCTGAGTCTCAGAGCTGGGCGGAGTTCAGAATGGAGACCTACAGGAAGAACCTACAGACCAGTCTGCTCGGACATAACCTGTTTTACACTGAGATGGCATCGTCTACGATGGACCTGTTAGAAGG GTTAAGTCTACATTTACCAAAAGATGTGGGTTTAATAGCAGTAGCTGGTCGACAAAGACAGGGAAGAG GTCGGGGCAAGAACACCTGGCTCAGCCCTCTGGGTTGTGCTATGTTCACTCTAAAGATCCAAGTTGAGCTGAGCTCTAGGCTCGGACAAAGGATTCCCTTCCTCCAGCACCTAGCTGCTCTGGCAGTGGTGGAGGCTGTTCGCACACTGCCTGGATACCAG GACATAGACCTGCGAGTGAAATGGCCCAATGACATCTACTATAGTAACCTGATGAAGCTTGGGGGAGTACTGGTGACTTCCACTGTTATAGGATCGACTTTTCATCTGCTCATAG GCTGTGGGTTCAATGTGACAAACAGCAATCCAACTGTCTGCATCAATGACCTGATCCAGCAATACAACACACAGCATAACTGCAGTCTGCAACCGCTTTGCTGCGCCCAACTCATTGCTCGCACTGTCAGCTGTCTGGAGGTCCTCATCAGCAGCTTCCAACATGGAGGCCCAGATGCAATCCTGCCCACATACTATAAGAGATGGCTACACAG CGGGACCAAGGTGCATCTTTGGAGTGAGGATGGAATAGAAGCTGAGGTGTTCGGACTGGACCACAATGGCTTCCTCCAAGTGCACAGTGAGGAGCATGGCGTGGTCTCAGTGGAGCCTGATGGAAACTCCTTTGACATGCTGAAGAACCTGGTGGTCATCAAGCAGCGCTAA
- the hlcs gene encoding biotin--protein ligase isoform X1: protein MLITLCYVYMWVRFHKCYSVLIRNSLSRLKGSSFSFSFCSSSPSAPATATPAGVQADARRYLGSLPPEDIVFLQLGDKAVYLTDPQAGQGQPKDWMWPTVQCPEACDDLSKWTVLLGSSLVRGPQIENISFIIEATGYRVGCHSRHTSNKKVLKWSDYCLPLACSPGQPFRVVAQTTVDNFSRLGVAFLEGCLQLDNGLLPSKIVPVVLQESTLSELLEKQCPQSPKTVTSQWLCCTQTKEGVVEPLPCNLLADHRHTQSHKGSLLLTPQAKRRTEERRGSEPLQGTQDIRLVGDSEDHSMGNNHHMESHGHHLHLSSCHECLQLENSTIISVKYASAENIPDLPDDNSVELDSRAKTLDEHHQDTGGFFGQSGGFDCNNKPPNVLVYTDGCQERFQTVCQLLSECIDMENHVIYHLQPQQALSHPWMDNTRLLVVAEEEALTPQLQTRFLTYLSQGGRVLGLTSTLCPAGLCLEVRERQRMVSRLNFIKEDSTELELSVLASGNFYVRDIQGGGEVELWGELKGEVPHQRDMVIVRITHEQDGGQAVLCQVHLEIAPENLTTESFDELKVSNALRYEVLTEILISLGLSCELNHDLTPTPIHLLAISLEAKAYFLKWLETQADQNGFLTLSKHSLRMVSCSELQDGSFLHEGSLDLVTDSSESQSWAEFRMETYRKNLQTSLLGHNLFYTEMASSTMDLLEGLSLHLPKDVGLIAVAGRQRQGRGRGKNTWLSPLGCAMFTLKIQVELSSRLGQRIPFLQHLAALAVVEAVRTLPGYQDIDLRVKWPNDIYYSNLMKLGGVLVTSTVIGSTFHLLIGCGFNVTNSNPTVCINDLIQQYNTQHNCSLQPLCCAQLIARTVSCLEVLISSFQHGGPDAILPTYYKRWLHSGTKVHLWSEDGIEAEVFGLDHNGFLQVHSEEHGVVSVEPDGNSFDMLKNLVVIKQR, encoded by the exons ATGTTAATAACCTTGTGCTACGTCTACATGTGGGTGCGGTTTCACAAGTGCTACTCGGTTCTGATCCGCAACAGTCTTTCCAGACTAAAAGGCAGCAGCTTTAGCTTCAGCTTCTGCTCCAGCTCGCCctcagctccagccacagcaacgCCAGCTGGAGTCCAAGCAGATGCACGGCGGTATCTCGGCTCACTTCCACCCGAGGACATTGTCTTCCTTCAGCTGGGAGACAAGGCTGTCTATCTCACGGATCCTCAG GCTGGTCAGGGACAGCCAAAGGACTGGATGTGGCCCACTGTACAATGCCCAGAG GCATGTGATGACCTCAGCAAATGGACTGTGCTGTTGGGGTCCTCTCTGGTTCGTGGTCCACAAATAGAGAATATTTCATTCATCATAGAAGCAACAGGATACAGAGTGGGCTGCCATTCTCGTCACACATCGAATAAGAAA GTGCTGAAGTGGTCCGATTATTGTCTTCCTTTGGCCTGCAGCCCTGGCCAGCCCTTCAGGGTGGTGGCTCAGACCACTGTCGATAACTTCAGTCGGCTGGGAGTTGCTTTTCTAGAAGGTTGCCTTCAGCTAGACAATGGACTTTTGCCTTCAAAGATAGTCC CTGTTGTCCTCCAAGAATCTACTCTCAGTGAGCTGTTGGAGAAACAATGTCCACAGAGCCCAAAGACTGTGACATCTCAATGGCTCTGTTGTACCCAGACTAAAGAGGGTGTTGTTGAACCTTTACCCTGTAACCTATTAGCTGACCACCGGCACACACAGAGCCATAAAGGCAGCCTTCTCCTCACTCCACAGGCAAAGAGGAGGACTGAGGAACGAAGAGGGTCAGAGCCACTCCAAGGTACCCAGGATATAAGACTGGTTGGTGACTCTGAAGATCATTCCATGGGGAATAATCATCATATGGAGAGCCATGGACACCACCTCCACCTGTCCAGCTGCCATGAATGTTTGCAGTTGGAAAACAGCACCATCATCTCTGTTAAATATGCATCAGCGGAGAACATTCCAGACCTTCCTGATGATAACTCAGTTGAGCTGGATAGTAGAGCTAAGACTTTGGATGAACATCACCAAGACACTGGAGGCTTTTTTGGTCAAAGTGGGGGTTTTGACTGTAATAACAAACCACCAAATGTTCTGGTGTACACGGATGGTTGCCAGGAGCGTTTTCAAACTGTTTGCCAACTTTTATCAGAGTGTATAGACATGGAAAACCATGTAATATATCATCTCCAACCACAGCAGGCGCTGAGCCATCCATGGATGGACAACACCAGGCTCCTGGTTGTGGCAGAAGAGGAAGCCCTGACCCCCCAACTTCAGACCCGCTTTCTCACCTACCTTAGCCAGGGTGGCAGGGTCTTGGGGCTTACATCTACCCTGTGCCCTGCAGGCCTTTGTCTGGAAGTTAGGGAGAGGCAAAGAATGGTCAGCAGGCTGAACTTCATTAAGGAAGACAGCACAGAGCTGGAACTGAGCGTGTTGGCGAGTGGGAACTTCTATGTCAGGGATATtcagggaggaggggaagtgGAGCTTTGGGGAGAGCTGAAAGGGGAGGTCCCTCATCAGAGGGATATGGTAATCGTCAGAATTACCCATGAACAAGATGGTGGGCAAGCTGTCCTTTGTCAG GTCCACCTGGAAATTGCACCTGAGAATTTGACGACTGAAAGTTTTGATGAACTGAAGGTCAGCAATGCACTGCGTTATGAAGTCTTGACAGAAATCCTCATATCTTTGGGACTCAGCTGTGAACTAAACCATGATCTGACTCCAACCCCAATTCACCTGCTGGCCATCTCTCTG GAGGCAAAGGCCTACTTCCTGAAGTGGCTGGAGACACAAGCAGATCAAAATGGCTTCCTCACATTGTCCAAGCACTCCCTGAGGATGGTATcctgctctgagctgcaggatgGTTCTTTTTTGCATGAGGGTTCTCTGGACCTGGTCACCGACTCTTCTGAGTCTCAGAGCTGGGCGGAGTTCAGAATGGAGACCTACAGGAAGAACCTACAGACCAGTCTGCTCGGACATAACCTGTTTTACACTGAGATGGCATCGTCTACGATGGACCTGTTAGAAGG GTTAAGTCTACATTTACCAAAAGATGTGGGTTTAATAGCAGTAGCTGGTCGACAAAGACAGGGAAGAG GTCGGGGCAAGAACACCTGGCTCAGCCCTCTGGGTTGTGCTATGTTCACTCTAAAGATCCAAGTTGAGCTGAGCTCTAGGCTCGGACAAAGGATTCCCTTCCTCCAGCACCTAGCTGCTCTGGCAGTGGTGGAGGCTGTTCGCACACTGCCTGGATACCAG GACATAGACCTGCGAGTGAAATGGCCCAATGACATCTACTATAGTAACCTGATGAAGCTTGGGGGAGTACTGGTGACTTCCACTGTTATAGGATCGACTTTTCATCTGCTCATAG GCTGTGGGTTCAATGTGACAAACAGCAATCCAACTGTCTGCATCAATGACCTGATCCAGCAATACAACACACAGCATAACTGCAGTCTGCAACCGCTTTGCTGCGCCCAACTCATTGCTCGCACTGTCAGCTGTCTGGAGGTCCTCATCAGCAGCTTCCAACATGGAGGCCCAGATGCAATCCTGCCCACATACTATAAGAGATGGCTACACAG CGGGACCAAGGTGCATCTTTGGAGTGAGGATGGAATAGAAGCTGAGGTGTTCGGACTGGACCACAATGGCTTCCTCCAAGTGCACAGTGAGGAGCATGGCGTGGTCTCAGTGGAGCCTGATGGAAACTCCTTTGACATGCTGAAGAACCTGGTGGTCATCAAGCAGCGCTAA
- the hlcs gene encoding biotin--protein ligase isoform X3, with amino-acid sequence MLITLCYVYMWVRFHKCYSVLIRNSLSRLKGSSFSFSFCSSSPSAPATATPAGVQADARRYLGSLPPEDIVFLQLGDKAVYLTDPQAGQGQPKDWMWPTVQCPEACDDLSKWTVLLGSSLVLKWSDYCLPLACSPGQPFRVVAQTTVDNFSRLGVAFLEGCLQLDNGLLPSKIVPVVLQESTLSELLEKQCPQSPKTVTSQWLCCTQTKEGVVEPLPCNLLADHRHTQSHKGSLLLTPQAKRRTEERRGSEPLQGTQDIRLVGDSEDHSMGNNHHMESHGHHLHLSSCHECLQLENSTIISVKYASAENIPDLPDDNSVELDSRAKTLDEHHQDTGGFFGQSGGFDCNNKPPNVLVYTDGCQERFQTVCQLLSECIDMENHVIYHLQPQQALSHPWMDNTRLLVVAEEEALTPQLQTRFLTYLSQGGRVLGLTSTLCPAGLCLEVRERQRMVSRLNFIKEDSTELELSVLASGNFYVRDIQGGGEVELWGELKGEVPHQRDMVIVRITHEQDGGQAVLCQVHLEIAPENLTTESFDELKVSNALRYEVLTEILISLGLSCELNHDLTPTPIHLLAISLEAKAYFLKWLETQADQNGFLTLSKHSLRMVSCSELQDGSFLHEGSLDLVTDSSESQSWAEFRMETYRKNLQTSLLGHNLFYTEMASSTMDLLEGLSLHLPKDVGLIAVAGRQRQGRGRGKNTWLSPLGCAMFTLKIQVELSSRLGQRIPFLQHLAALAVVEAVRTLPGYQDIDLRVKWPNDIYYSNLMKLGGVLVTSTVIGSTFHLLIGCGFNVTNSNPTVCINDLIQQYNTQHNCSLQPLCCAQLIARTVSCLEVLISSFQHGGPDAILPTYYKRWLHSGTKVHLWSEDGIEAEVFGLDHNGFLQVHSEEHGVVSVEPDGNSFDMLKNLVVIKQR; translated from the exons ATGTTAATAACCTTGTGCTACGTCTACATGTGGGTGCGGTTTCACAAGTGCTACTCGGTTCTGATCCGCAACAGTCTTTCCAGACTAAAAGGCAGCAGCTTTAGCTTCAGCTTCTGCTCCAGCTCGCCctcagctccagccacagcaacgCCAGCTGGAGTCCAAGCAGATGCACGGCGGTATCTCGGCTCACTTCCACCCGAGGACATTGTCTTCCTTCAGCTGGGAGACAAGGCTGTCTATCTCACGGATCCTCAG GCTGGTCAGGGACAGCCAAAGGACTGGATGTGGCCCACTGTACAATGCCCAGAG GCATGTGATGACCTCAGCAAATGGACTGTGCTGTTGGGGTCCTCTCTG GTGCTGAAGTGGTCCGATTATTGTCTTCCTTTGGCCTGCAGCCCTGGCCAGCCCTTCAGGGTGGTGGCTCAGACCACTGTCGATAACTTCAGTCGGCTGGGAGTTGCTTTTCTAGAAGGTTGCCTTCAGCTAGACAATGGACTTTTGCCTTCAAAGATAGTCC CTGTTGTCCTCCAAGAATCTACTCTCAGTGAGCTGTTGGAGAAACAATGTCCACAGAGCCCAAAGACTGTGACATCTCAATGGCTCTGTTGTACCCAGACTAAAGAGGGTGTTGTTGAACCTTTACCCTGTAACCTATTAGCTGACCACCGGCACACACAGAGCCATAAAGGCAGCCTTCTCCTCACTCCACAGGCAAAGAGGAGGACTGAGGAACGAAGAGGGTCAGAGCCACTCCAAGGTACCCAGGATATAAGACTGGTTGGTGACTCTGAAGATCATTCCATGGGGAATAATCATCATATGGAGAGCCATGGACACCACCTCCACCTGTCCAGCTGCCATGAATGTTTGCAGTTGGAAAACAGCACCATCATCTCTGTTAAATATGCATCAGCGGAGAACATTCCAGACCTTCCTGATGATAACTCAGTTGAGCTGGATAGTAGAGCTAAGACTTTGGATGAACATCACCAAGACACTGGAGGCTTTTTTGGTCAAAGTGGGGGTTTTGACTGTAATAACAAACCACCAAATGTTCTGGTGTACACGGATGGTTGCCAGGAGCGTTTTCAAACTGTTTGCCAACTTTTATCAGAGTGTATAGACATGGAAAACCATGTAATATATCATCTCCAACCACAGCAGGCGCTGAGCCATCCATGGATGGACAACACCAGGCTCCTGGTTGTGGCAGAAGAGGAAGCCCTGACCCCCCAACTTCAGACCCGCTTTCTCACCTACCTTAGCCAGGGTGGCAGGGTCTTGGGGCTTACATCTACCCTGTGCCCTGCAGGCCTTTGTCTGGAAGTTAGGGAGAGGCAAAGAATGGTCAGCAGGCTGAACTTCATTAAGGAAGACAGCACAGAGCTGGAACTGAGCGTGTTGGCGAGTGGGAACTTCTATGTCAGGGATATtcagggaggaggggaagtgGAGCTTTGGGGAGAGCTGAAAGGGGAGGTCCCTCATCAGAGGGATATGGTAATCGTCAGAATTACCCATGAACAAGATGGTGGGCAAGCTGTCCTTTGTCAG GTCCACCTGGAAATTGCACCTGAGAATTTGACGACTGAAAGTTTTGATGAACTGAAGGTCAGCAATGCACTGCGTTATGAAGTCTTGACAGAAATCCTCATATCTTTGGGACTCAGCTGTGAACTAAACCATGATCTGACTCCAACCCCAATTCACCTGCTGGCCATCTCTCTG GAGGCAAAGGCCTACTTCCTGAAGTGGCTGGAGACACAAGCAGATCAAAATGGCTTCCTCACATTGTCCAAGCACTCCCTGAGGATGGTATcctgctctgagctgcaggatgGTTCTTTTTTGCATGAGGGTTCTCTGGACCTGGTCACCGACTCTTCTGAGTCTCAGAGCTGGGCGGAGTTCAGAATGGAGACCTACAGGAAGAACCTACAGACCAGTCTGCTCGGACATAACCTGTTTTACACTGAGATGGCATCGTCTACGATGGACCTGTTAGAAGG GTTAAGTCTACATTTACCAAAAGATGTGGGTTTAATAGCAGTAGCTGGTCGACAAAGACAGGGAAGAG GTCGGGGCAAGAACACCTGGCTCAGCCCTCTGGGTTGTGCTATGTTCACTCTAAAGATCCAAGTTGAGCTGAGCTCTAGGCTCGGACAAAGGATTCCCTTCCTCCAGCACCTAGCTGCTCTGGCAGTGGTGGAGGCTGTTCGCACACTGCCTGGATACCAG GACATAGACCTGCGAGTGAAATGGCCCAATGACATCTACTATAGTAACCTGATGAAGCTTGGGGGAGTACTGGTGACTTCCACTGTTATAGGATCGACTTTTCATCTGCTCATAG GCTGTGGGTTCAATGTGACAAACAGCAATCCAACTGTCTGCATCAATGACCTGATCCAGCAATACAACACACAGCATAACTGCAGTCTGCAACCGCTTTGCTGCGCCCAACTCATTGCTCGCACTGTCAGCTGTCTGGAGGTCCTCATCAGCAGCTTCCAACATGGAGGCCCAGATGCAATCCTGCCCACATACTATAAGAGATGGCTACACAG CGGGACCAAGGTGCATCTTTGGAGTGAGGATGGAATAGAAGCTGAGGTGTTCGGACTGGACCACAATGGCTTCCTCCAAGTGCACAGTGAGGAGCATGGCGTGGTCTCAGTGGAGCCTGATGGAAACTCCTTTGACATGCTGAAGAACCTGGTGGTCATCAAGCAGCGCTAA
- the hlcs gene encoding biotin--protein ligase isoform X2, with product MLITLCYVYMWVRFHKCYSVLIRNSLSRLKGSSFSFSFCSSSPSAPATATPAGVQADARRYLGSLPPEDIVFLQLGDKAVYLTDPQACDDLSKWTVLLGSSLVRGPQIENISFIIEATGYRVGCHSRHTSNKKVLKWSDYCLPLACSPGQPFRVVAQTTVDNFSRLGVAFLEGCLQLDNGLLPSKIVPVVLQESTLSELLEKQCPQSPKTVTSQWLCCTQTKEGVVEPLPCNLLADHRHTQSHKGSLLLTPQAKRRTEERRGSEPLQGTQDIRLVGDSEDHSMGNNHHMESHGHHLHLSSCHECLQLENSTIISVKYASAENIPDLPDDNSVELDSRAKTLDEHHQDTGGFFGQSGGFDCNNKPPNVLVYTDGCQERFQTVCQLLSECIDMENHVIYHLQPQQALSHPWMDNTRLLVVAEEEALTPQLQTRFLTYLSQGGRVLGLTSTLCPAGLCLEVRERQRMVSRLNFIKEDSTELELSVLASGNFYVRDIQGGGEVELWGELKGEVPHQRDMVIVRITHEQDGGQAVLCQVHLEIAPENLTTESFDELKVSNALRYEVLTEILISLGLSCELNHDLTPTPIHLLAISLEAKAYFLKWLETQADQNGFLTLSKHSLRMVSCSELQDGSFLHEGSLDLVTDSSESQSWAEFRMETYRKNLQTSLLGHNLFYTEMASSTMDLLEGLSLHLPKDVGLIAVAGRQRQGRGRGKNTWLSPLGCAMFTLKIQVELSSRLGQRIPFLQHLAALAVVEAVRTLPGYQDIDLRVKWPNDIYYSNLMKLGGVLVTSTVIGSTFHLLIGCGFNVTNSNPTVCINDLIQQYNTQHNCSLQPLCCAQLIARTVSCLEVLISSFQHGGPDAILPTYYKRWLHSGTKVHLWSEDGIEAEVFGLDHNGFLQVHSEEHGVVSVEPDGNSFDMLKNLVVIKQR from the exons ATGTTAATAACCTTGTGCTACGTCTACATGTGGGTGCGGTTTCACAAGTGCTACTCGGTTCTGATCCGCAACAGTCTTTCCAGACTAAAAGGCAGCAGCTTTAGCTTCAGCTTCTGCTCCAGCTCGCCctcagctccagccacagcaacgCCAGCTGGAGTCCAAGCAGATGCACGGCGGTATCTCGGCTCACTTCCACCCGAGGACATTGTCTTCCTTCAGCTGGGAGACAAGGCTGTCTATCTCACGGATCCTCAG GCATGTGATGACCTCAGCAAATGGACTGTGCTGTTGGGGTCCTCTCTGGTTCGTGGTCCACAAATAGAGAATATTTCATTCATCATAGAAGCAACAGGATACAGAGTGGGCTGCCATTCTCGTCACACATCGAATAAGAAA GTGCTGAAGTGGTCCGATTATTGTCTTCCTTTGGCCTGCAGCCCTGGCCAGCCCTTCAGGGTGGTGGCTCAGACCACTGTCGATAACTTCAGTCGGCTGGGAGTTGCTTTTCTAGAAGGTTGCCTTCAGCTAGACAATGGACTTTTGCCTTCAAAGATAGTCC CTGTTGTCCTCCAAGAATCTACTCTCAGTGAGCTGTTGGAGAAACAATGTCCACAGAGCCCAAAGACTGTGACATCTCAATGGCTCTGTTGTACCCAGACTAAAGAGGGTGTTGTTGAACCTTTACCCTGTAACCTATTAGCTGACCACCGGCACACACAGAGCCATAAAGGCAGCCTTCTCCTCACTCCACAGGCAAAGAGGAGGACTGAGGAACGAAGAGGGTCAGAGCCACTCCAAGGTACCCAGGATATAAGACTGGTTGGTGACTCTGAAGATCATTCCATGGGGAATAATCATCATATGGAGAGCCATGGACACCACCTCCACCTGTCCAGCTGCCATGAATGTTTGCAGTTGGAAAACAGCACCATCATCTCTGTTAAATATGCATCAGCGGAGAACATTCCAGACCTTCCTGATGATAACTCAGTTGAGCTGGATAGTAGAGCTAAGACTTTGGATGAACATCACCAAGACACTGGAGGCTTTTTTGGTCAAAGTGGGGGTTTTGACTGTAATAACAAACCACCAAATGTTCTGGTGTACACGGATGGTTGCCAGGAGCGTTTTCAAACTGTTTGCCAACTTTTATCAGAGTGTATAGACATGGAAAACCATGTAATATATCATCTCCAACCACAGCAGGCGCTGAGCCATCCATGGATGGACAACACCAGGCTCCTGGTTGTGGCAGAAGAGGAAGCCCTGACCCCCCAACTTCAGACCCGCTTTCTCACCTACCTTAGCCAGGGTGGCAGGGTCTTGGGGCTTACATCTACCCTGTGCCCTGCAGGCCTTTGTCTGGAAGTTAGGGAGAGGCAAAGAATGGTCAGCAGGCTGAACTTCATTAAGGAAGACAGCACAGAGCTGGAACTGAGCGTGTTGGCGAGTGGGAACTTCTATGTCAGGGATATtcagggaggaggggaagtgGAGCTTTGGGGAGAGCTGAAAGGGGAGGTCCCTCATCAGAGGGATATGGTAATCGTCAGAATTACCCATGAACAAGATGGTGGGCAAGCTGTCCTTTGTCAG GTCCACCTGGAAATTGCACCTGAGAATTTGACGACTGAAAGTTTTGATGAACTGAAGGTCAGCAATGCACTGCGTTATGAAGTCTTGACAGAAATCCTCATATCTTTGGGACTCAGCTGTGAACTAAACCATGATCTGACTCCAACCCCAATTCACCTGCTGGCCATCTCTCTG GAGGCAAAGGCCTACTTCCTGAAGTGGCTGGAGACACAAGCAGATCAAAATGGCTTCCTCACATTGTCCAAGCACTCCCTGAGGATGGTATcctgctctgagctgcaggatgGTTCTTTTTTGCATGAGGGTTCTCTGGACCTGGTCACCGACTCTTCTGAGTCTCAGAGCTGGGCGGAGTTCAGAATGGAGACCTACAGGAAGAACCTACAGACCAGTCTGCTCGGACATAACCTGTTTTACACTGAGATGGCATCGTCTACGATGGACCTGTTAGAAGG GTTAAGTCTACATTTACCAAAAGATGTGGGTTTAATAGCAGTAGCTGGTCGACAAAGACAGGGAAGAG GTCGGGGCAAGAACACCTGGCTCAGCCCTCTGGGTTGTGCTATGTTCACTCTAAAGATCCAAGTTGAGCTGAGCTCTAGGCTCGGACAAAGGATTCCCTTCCTCCAGCACCTAGCTGCTCTGGCAGTGGTGGAGGCTGTTCGCACACTGCCTGGATACCAG GACATAGACCTGCGAGTGAAATGGCCCAATGACATCTACTATAGTAACCTGATGAAGCTTGGGGGAGTACTGGTGACTTCCACTGTTATAGGATCGACTTTTCATCTGCTCATAG GCTGTGGGTTCAATGTGACAAACAGCAATCCAACTGTCTGCATCAATGACCTGATCCAGCAATACAACACACAGCATAACTGCAGTCTGCAACCGCTTTGCTGCGCCCAACTCATTGCTCGCACTGTCAGCTGTCTGGAGGTCCTCATCAGCAGCTTCCAACATGGAGGCCCAGATGCAATCCTGCCCACATACTATAAGAGATGGCTACACAG CGGGACCAAGGTGCATCTTTGGAGTGAGGATGGAATAGAAGCTGAGGTGTTCGGACTGGACCACAATGGCTTCCTCCAAGTGCACAGTGAGGAGCATGGCGTGGTCTCAGTGGAGCCTGATGGAAACTCCTTTGACATGCTGAAGAACCTGGTGGTCATCAAGCAGCGCTAA